One window of the Burkholderia ubonensis subsp. mesacidophila genome contains the following:
- a CDS encoding LysR family transcriptional regulator, whose amino-acid sequence MKSLNNDEIQAFLLAVERQSITESARRLGLSKSVVSKRISDLERTLGVQLLMRSTRNVVPTDAGMIFYEAASESMRRLIDVAEEIAEQSHGLCGELRITAPVSLTRLWLGPAIAQFAAAHPHLRVTLETDDRIVNIEAERLDVAIRSARLSDSALIARRIAACERVVVCSPCYLEHHGRPDSIDQLLEHRCLNYTHASPSQTWSFESPNGPAKPQTLCPASAFLANNSETLRDAAMQGIGIAMLPAYVADPALRDGRLVRLLPDETPQEEVIYAVYPRNPFASNKLKAFIEHVRIALLDRPWATLADDAQPAEALQAASA is encoded by the coding sequence ATGAAATCCCTGAACAACGACGAGATCCAGGCCTTCCTGCTCGCCGTCGAACGACAGAGCATCACCGAATCGGCGCGGCGGCTCGGCCTGTCCAAATCGGTCGTCAGCAAACGCATCAGCGATCTCGAGCGCACCCTTGGCGTGCAACTGCTGATGCGCTCCACGCGCAACGTCGTGCCGACCGATGCCGGCATGATCTTTTATGAAGCCGCATCGGAATCGATGCGGCGCCTCATCGACGTCGCGGAGGAGATCGCCGAGCAATCGCACGGCCTGTGCGGCGAGCTGCGCATCACGGCGCCGGTCAGCCTCACGCGGCTGTGGCTCGGCCCCGCGATCGCGCAATTCGCCGCCGCCCATCCGCACCTGCGCGTCACGCTCGAGACGGACGACCGCATCGTCAACATCGAGGCCGAGCGCCTCGACGTCGCGATCCGCTCCGCCCGCCTGTCGGACAGCGCGCTGATCGCGCGCCGGATCGCCGCATGCGAACGCGTCGTCGTCTGCAGCCCGTGCTATCTCGAACACCACGGCCGCCCGGATTCGATCGACCAGTTGCTCGAACACCGGTGCCTGAACTACACGCATGCGTCGCCGTCGCAGACGTGGTCGTTCGAATCGCCGAACGGGCCGGCCAAGCCGCAGACGCTCTGTCCGGCCAGCGCGTTCCTCGCGAACAACAGCGAGACCCTGCGCGATGCCGCGATGCAAGGGATCGGCATCGCGATGCTGCCCGCCTACGTCGCCGACCCCGCGCTGCGCGATGGCCGGCTCGTGCGGCTGCTGCCGGACGAGACGCCGCAGGAAGAAGTGATCTATGCGGTCTATCCGCGCAATCCGTTCGCCAGCAACAAGCTGAAGGCGTTCATCGAACACGTGCGGATCGCGCTGCTCGACCGGCCGTGGGCCACGCTCGCGGACGATGCGCAGCCGGCGGAGGCGCTGCAGGCGGCCTCCGCATGA
- a CDS encoding pirin family protein, whose protein sequence is MLKPVLGVFSCAHPHRDAAGQVVRTFFSERTLGRYLRPFTRLDHVTQVRAPYDAPASARAPDDGAGAGATVSILHRCAAQSSDDARDGQPTDVATPPAEIVRLAVDDARAIDAAPHGSRVLHAEHAPAVALPGAGEIRVIAGSHRGRIGPVPAPARVDVWELELPSRAAVPVRSEANAPLAIAVLRGRLLINGDQEVSASHLVVLARAGTTAHIESLAPSTLVLIRGAPSVPAARDGAINRLDKPRKRPSLKQPLPRHPRKRSAP, encoded by the coding sequence ATGCTCAAGCCCGTGCTCGGCGTATTCAGTTGCGCCCATCCCCACCGCGACGCGGCGGGGCAGGTCGTGCGCACGTTCTTCTCGGAACGCACGCTCGGCCGCTATCTGCGCCCGTTCACGCGGCTCGACCACGTGACGCAGGTGCGCGCGCCGTACGATGCGCCGGCATCCGCCCGCGCACCGGACGACGGCGCCGGCGCCGGCGCAACCGTGTCGATCCTGCATCGCTGCGCGGCGCAATCATCAGACGATGCCAGGGACGGCCAACCGACGGACGTCGCAACCCCGCCTGCCGAGATCGTGCGGCTGGCCGTCGACGACGCCCGCGCGATCGACGCCGCGCCGCACGGCAGCCGCGTGCTGCACGCCGAACACGCGCCCGCGGTGGCGTTGCCGGGCGCTGGCGAGATCCGCGTGATCGCCGGCAGCCATCGCGGACGCATCGGCCCCGTGCCGGCGCCCGCGCGCGTCGACGTGTGGGAGCTCGAACTGCCGTCGCGCGCCGCGGTTCCGGTGCGATCCGAAGCGAATGCGCCGCTGGCGATCGCGGTGTTGCGCGGCCGCCTGCTGATCAACGGCGACCAGGAAGTGAGCGCGTCGCACCTCGTCGTGCTCGCGCGCGCCGGGACGACCGCGCACATCGAATCGCTCGCGCCGTCGACGCTCGTGCTCATACGCGGCGCGCCGTCCGTGCCGGCGGCGCGCGACGGCGCGATAAATCGTCTCGACAAACCGCGCAAGCGCCCTAGTCTGAAACAACCGCTCCCCCGTCACCCGAGGAAACGCAGCGCGCCGTGA